One Brachyspira suanatina DNA segment encodes these proteins:
- a CDS encoding riboflavin synthase — protein MFTGIVEEIGTVKSVQSKVITIEASKIFDDLHLGDSVAVNGTCLTVSSFDNKIFNADVTQETLNRTNLGSLKNGSKVNLERAMTLSGRFGGHIVSGHIDGVGSIKSMKKDDNAIILTIEVPKHLMKYIVEKGSVAVDGISLTVASLTDNTFSIAVIPHTLKETVLYYKKEGDKVNVENDVIGKYVERLLTFKEDNDDSKKSNITMEFLLKNGF, from the coding sequence ATGTTTACTGGTATAGTTGAAGAAATAGGAACTGTTAAATCTGTACAAAGCAAAGTTATAACAATAGAAGCTAGCAAAATATTTGATGATTTGCATTTAGGTGATAGTGTTGCTGTTAATGGTACTTGTTTAACTGTATCTAGTTTTGATAATAAAATATTTAATGCTGATGTTACTCAAGAAACTTTGAACCGCACTAATTTAGGAAGTTTAAAAAATGGAAGTAAAGTTAATCTTGAAAGAGCTATGACTTTAAGCGGAAGATTCGGCGGTCATATAGTAAGCGGACATATTGACGGAGTGGGAAGCATTAAGTCTATGAAGAAAGATGACAATGCTATAATACTCACTATTGAAGTGCCTAAACACTTAATGAAATATATAGTAGAAAAAGGTTCCGTTGCTGTTGACGGCATAAGTTTGACAGTGGCAAGTTTAACCGATAATACTTTTTCTATAGCAGTTATTCCTCATACATTAAAGGAAACTGTACTTTATTATAAAAAAGAAGGTGATAAGGTTAATGTAGAAAATGATGTTATAGGCAAATATGTTGAAAGGCTTTTAACATTTAAAGAAGATAATGATGATAGTAAAAAATCCAATATAACAATGGAATTTTTACTTAAAAATGGTTTTTAA
- a CDS encoding bifunctional 3,4-dihydroxy-2-butanone-4-phosphate synthase/GTP cyclohydrolase II, whose translation MENVYSTIDEALEDLRNGKIIVVSDDEDRENEGDLICAAEFATTENINFMATYAKGLICMPMSKEITNKLNLNQMVTKNTDNHETAFTVSIDHVETTTGISAVERSITALKVIDENSKPEDFRRPGHMFPLLAKEGGVLVRMGHTEATVDLMRLAGLKECGLCCEIMRDDGDMMRRDDLIDFAKKHNLKMITVSDLIDYRKKNEDLMELYAKAKMPTKYGEFEILTFVNKITKEHHVVLTMGDISSGEDVLCRVHSECLTGDALGSKRCDCGEQYDYAMRKIAEEGRGIMVYMRQEGRGIGLVNKLRAYELQDSGLDTVDANIALGFRDDMREYYEAYQMLKNLGVKSIKIMTNNPDKIKYLNNYGLEIKDRVPIQIEASEYDAFYLKTKKERMGHILD comes from the coding sequence ATGGAAAATGTTTACAGCACTATTGATGAAGCTTTAGAGGATTTAAGAAACGGAAAAATTATAGTTGTTTCTGATGATGAAGATAGAGAAAATGAAGGCGATTTAATCTGTGCGGCAGAATTTGCTACTACAGAAAATATCAACTTTATGGCTACTTATGCTAAGGGTTTGATATGTATGCCTATGAGTAAAGAAATTACTAATAAATTAAATTTAAATCAAATGGTTACAAAAAATACTGATAATCATGAAACAGCTTTTACAGTATCTATTGACCATGTTGAAACTACAACAGGTATATCAGCAGTTGAAAGATCAATTACTGCTTTAAAAGTTATTGATGAGAATTCTAAACCAGAAGATTTTAGACGTCCCGGTCATATGTTCCCATTACTTGCAAAAGAAGGCGGAGTATTAGTAAGAATGGGACATACTGAGGCTACTGTTGATTTGATGAGATTAGCAGGTTTAAAAGAATGCGGTTTATGCTGCGAGATTATGAGAGATGATGGTGATATGATGAGAAGAGATGATTTGATTGATTTCGCTAAAAAACATAATCTAAAGATGATCACTGTTTCTGATTTGATTGACTATAGAAAAAAGAATGAAGATTTAATGGAGCTTTATGCTAAGGCTAAAATGCCTACTAAATATGGTGAGTTTGAAATACTTACTTTCGTAAATAAAATCACAAAAGAACATCATGTTGTTTTAACTATGGGAGATATTTCAAGCGGAGAAGATGTACTTTGCAGAGTTCATTCTGAATGTTTAACAGGCGATGCATTAGGTTCAAAAAGATGCGATTGCGGTGAACAATATGATTATGCTATGAGAAAAATTGCTGAGGAAGGCAGGGGCATAATGGTTTATATGCGTCAGGAAGGAAGAGGAATAGGACTTGTTAATAAATTAAGAGCTTATGAACTTCAGGACAGCGGACTTGATACAGTTGATGCTAATATAGCTTTGGGATTTAGAGATGATATGCGTGAATATTATGAGGCTTATCAAATGCTTAAAAATTTGGGAGTTAAGAGCATAAAAATAATGACTAATAACCCAGATAAAATAAAGTATTTGAATAATTACGGCTTAGAGATAAAAGACAGAGTACCTATACAGATAGAAGCTTCAGAGTACGATGCATTTTATCTAAAGACTAAAAAAGAGCGTATGGGTCATATTTTAGATTAA